A window of Streptomyces puniciscabiei genomic DNA:
CCGCTCCGACTCCCCAGCCGCAGACCAGTAAGAGAACGCAACCCGCAGCTGTCCAATGCTGCGCTGGCCGACCAGAGCTGACGAAGCGCTGCTCCCAGCCCGTGACCGTCCTGGAAACACTGCCCAGATCGCCGGCACCGGCTTCCCGACCGCCCGTCCCACTCCCCCACCACGGCGACGTCGGGCATGTCGGGGTACGTCCTTCTGTGCCCAGGCGGGTACGGAGAACGTACCCACTTTCCGCATATCCGGCCCCGTGCATCCTGGTCAGTGCTGCGGAGAGGGTTGAATGCGCATGGGGTCAGCGGCCTGTCGTAGGGTCCCGGCAAGAGTCCCCCAGTCCTTTCGGAGCGCCTGTGCCCCGCCTTGCTCGCCTTGTGACTACGCTCGCGGCCCCTCTCCCATTCTCCGGGGCCGACGCAGCGCCTCATCTGGAGCCCCGGCTCACATCGCGGCTCCTCGTACAGCGAGGGGACACAGAGCTGATCGTCCAGGAAGTCCAGCCGCCGACCACGGCCTCGACCGTCTCCTTTCCGGCGCCCTGGCCTCGCCGGTTCGGCACGAGCGCAGTGTCGCCTGCCGCTGACCTGGTTGTCTTCACCGGACCGCATGCACTGCGAGCCGTTGACCAGTCGGGAAGCCCACGGTGGGAACTGCGGCACCGCTGCTGGGCAGGCTGCGTGGGGCACACAGACTTCTCCGAGTACGCGGACGACAGAGACCACCGCTATGCCAACCGTGGCTCGGCCGGCTTCTCCTTGGACGGGAATACTGTGTGGGCCCATGTCCACGGTCCTCTGGAGCACGACGCCTCGGACCACGACCGCGGGGAAGAGTGGCTGGTCATCGACGCCGCTGACGGCACGGTGCTGGCCCGCACGCAGACTCGCACGGCCGCGGCGGGCTCCCTCCACGTTCCGCATCCGGACCCCGGCCAGATGGGTCTGACCATCGGAGAAGGCCAGGACGGATCACCCCTGCGCTGGGGGAAGTGGGACGGTCACGCCCTCATTGTCCACAGCTTCGGCGACGAGGACCGTGTCCTGCTGGGAGTGAGCCCGAGCGGAGATCGTCTGCTCACAGTGACCCATGACCAGGACGTTCTCGCCGTTCATCTGGTCGCCGACGGCTCCGTGGTGGCCGAACTCAACGCGGACGTGCTTCCCCCGTATCCTGCGTTCGAGGAGGAGACCACAGATGACGAGGCGCAGGCGTTTTTCGGCTACGAGGGCGGCTTCGTCGACGAAAAGACCCTCGTCGTCGGGACCGTCGAGAGCGACGAGGAGTTCAGCACAGGCCGGCACTGGCTCGTCGACGCGGTCCACATGCAGCTGATCGACCAGATCACCTATCCCTTCGAGGTGCCCGGCCTGCCCAAGGCTCTCGGAGACGGCACCTGGTACACCGTGTCCAACCTCGACCACGCCCTCCACATCTGGGCTCTGTAACGGCGTTGCCCACGATCAGGCGTACCCGAACGCTGAGCACGTTCACCCGTACGCGGCTGGGTACGTTCGCGTGTACGCCGACATGAGCAGGTCCCGCTGCTATCCGGCCGACACCTTCGACGACGAGTGGGCCCTGATCGAGGCCCTGCTGCCGCTGCCAGCCTGCGAGATGCCCACCGGGGACGTCCCGAGAAGCCCGGCGCGAGATCGTCGACGCGATCCGCTACGTCGTCGACACCGGCTGCAAGTGGAGGACCCTGCCCAAGAACTTCCCACCCTCGATGATCTGGGTCGGAGATCTCCTGCATGCAGCCGATTGATGACGACGTCACATAAGAGGTCGTTTCTTTTGGTGTGGTCGCTCGTTGAACCGTGCATGACGGATCTGGTTGAGCGGTTGGTGCCGGATGAGTTGTGGGTCCTGTTCCGGCGGGTGGTCCCACCGACTGAGGTGAAGCGTCCGCAGGGCGGGGGTCGACGGCGGGCAGGTGACCGAGAGACTCTGGCGGCGATCATCTTTGTAGCCACCTCGGGCTGCACTTGGCGTCAACTGCCGCCCGTGTTCGGTCCGGCCTGGCCCACGGTCTACCGGCGCTTCGCCCAGTGGAGCCGGGCCAGGGTGTGGGCTCGTCTCCACCGGGTCGTCCTCGACGAACTCGGCGCCCGCGGTGAACTGGACTGGTCGCGGTGCGCGATCGACTCTGTCAGTGTCCGGGCGGCAAAAGGGGGCCACTGACCGGACCGAATCCGACCGACCGCGGCAAGAGCGGATCGAAAATCCACCTGATCACCGACCGGAACGGTCTGCCCCTGTCACTGGGCATCTCCGGCGCCAACATGCACGACAGCCTCGGCCTGGAACCGCTCGTGCGTGGGATACCGCCCATCCGCTCCCGGCGCGGCCCGCGCCGCCGGCGACCGGCCAAGCTCCATGGCGACAAGGGATACGACTACGACCACCTGCGCCGATGGCTCCGCAAGCGAGGCATCCGTCACCGCATCGCGCGCAAGGGCATCGAGTCCTCCACACGGCTGGGCCGCCACCGCTGGGTGGTCGAGAGGACGGTTTCCT
This region includes:
- a CDS encoding IS5 family transposase (programmed frameshift), translated to MTDLVERLVPDELWVLFRRVVPPTEVKRPQGGGRRRAGDRETLAAIIFVATSGCTWRQLPPVFGPAWPTVYRRFAQWSRARVWARLHRVVLDELGARGELDWSRCAIDSVSVRAAKGGHLTGPNPTDRGKSGSKIHLITDRNGLPLSLGISGANMHDSLGLEPLVRGIPPIRSRRGPRRRRPAKLHGDKGYDYDHLRRWLRKRGIRHRIARKGIESSTRLGRHRWVVERTVSWLAGCRRLHRRYERKAEHFLAFVGIAAALICQRRLDR